One window of Alkaliphilus metalliredigens QYMF genomic DNA carries:
- a CDS encoding Cof-type HAD-IIB family hydrolase, with amino-acid sequence MDYKLLATDMDGTLLMDDKALSTENIEALTRGKEHGIDLAICTGRPFPTVKPYLEQLGISCWLVTNNGSVIRDKQENIIYEKFMEQDALEKIIDIFESEKDLYYHVSDANHTYIKSRRQRMRTIQKFVSIKNMSPIKAYVTAAKMVFLSGTHKKVDFLSYVKNGGKVASVFVYSKDNIQLNRLKEKLSEIKSINVTSSGSDNIEILDGNATKGHALEYLSKKLDIQAEEMIAVGDNYNDLSMIQYAGLGVAMRNGEQAIIDEADWVTKTNQENGVAFLMEKVLAEEIKIIKIS; translated from the coding sequence ATGGACTATAAATTGCTAGCCACCGATATGGATGGAACACTCCTAATGGATGACAAAGCACTATCAACAGAAAACATCGAAGCCCTAACTAGAGGAAAAGAACATGGAATCGATTTAGCTATTTGTACAGGCAGACCCTTTCCAACGGTGAAGCCTTACTTAGAGCAACTAGGCATATCCTGTTGGTTAGTTACAAATAATGGATCTGTGATTCGTGATAAACAAGAGAATATTATCTATGAAAAATTTATGGAGCAGGATGCTTTGGAAAAGATTATCGACATTTTTGAATCAGAAAAAGATTTGTATTATCATGTGTCAGACGCAAATCACACATACATCAAAAGCCGGCGACAGCGTATGCGAACCATTCAAAAGTTTGTTTCTATAAAGAATATGTCACCTATAAAAGCCTATGTAACAGCAGCCAAGATGGTATTTTTAAGTGGGACTCATAAAAAGGTTGATTTTTTATCCTACGTAAAAAATGGTGGTAAGGTAGCCAGTGTATTTGTCTACTCAAAGGATAATATACAATTGAATAGACTAAAAGAAAAGCTAAGTGAGATCAAATCTATCAATGTAACCAGTTCAGGCTCTGATAATATTGAAATATTAGATGGCAATGCAACCAAGGGCCATGCTTTAGAATATCTCTCTAAAAAACTCGACATACAAGCTGAAGAGATGATCGCAGTGGGAGATAACTATAACGACCTATCTATGATTCAATACGCTGGTTTAGGAGTTGCCATGAGAAATGGAGAACAGGCTATTATTGATGAAGCAGATTGGGTGACCAAAACAAATCAAGAAAATGGTGTGGCTTTCTTAATGGAAAAGGTATTGGCTGAAGAAATTAAAAT
- a CDS encoding ferritin, with protein MLSEKLLQEFNEQVKHEFFSANYYLAMAAYCKSEDLEGFANFFIVQAEEERFHAMKFFNFIDELGGRAVITAYDEPKNDFKSLQEVFTDSLTHEQFVTSRINHLMDIAVTEKNYACVSFLNWFIDEQVEEEATMSAYLSRLKRIDENSHAIYMLDAELAQRTFTPPAAE; from the coding sequence ATGTTATCAGAAAAACTATTACAAGAATTCAATGAGCAAGTAAAGCATGAATTTTTCTCTGCAAATTATTATTTAGCCATGGCAGCATATTGTAAATCAGAAGACTTGGAAGGATTTGCAAACTTCTTTATCGTGCAAGCAGAAGAAGAAAGATTTCATGCAATGAAATTTTTTAACTTTATCGATGAGTTAGGTGGCCGTGCTGTGATTACAGCATATGATGAGCCTAAAAACGATTTCAAATCCTTACAAGAAGTCTTTACCGACTCCTTAACTCATGAGCAATTTGTTACAAGTCGCATCAATCACTTGATGGACATTGCTGTTACAGAAAAGAATTATGCCTGTGTTAGTTTCCTTAACTGGTTTATTGACGAGCAAGTAGAAGAAGAAGCAACAATGTCAGCCTATTTAAGTAGACTTAAACGAATTGATGAAAACAGCCATGCCATCTATATGTTAGATGCTGAATTAGCACAAAGAACATTTACCCCACCGGCTGCAGAATAG